From Triticum aestivum cultivar Chinese Spring chromosome 7B, IWGSC CS RefSeq v2.1, whole genome shotgun sequence:
TAAACAAAACATAAGTGTGCTAAGTATCTAGTTAAAAACAAGGTTCAACTTTTCAGCTTTGATCTCATTGGGGCCACAAAACTAATAATCAGAGTGCTGGTCTTCAGCACGGCCACAGCGCCAAAATTGTTTTTTAGTTCATTCAAATCAATCAGCATTGTTGATCAGGATCGAATGGTCAAGAGCATTTCTTCCtcctcaagtcgtcttcctcctcctgaaCCCCACTCCAATGTCAGGTCCCACCACCCACGGCTGACCGCGCTATTTTGAACGGCTCGCTGCTTTGTCCTCTACCGCCCTACAACACTCTCTTGCACCCGAACACATCAAACCTCCGACTCCCCTCCATCTAGGACGTCGTTGCTGCTCAATATCTTAATTTCTCCCGTTGAACGGGTATTgccgaaaatcctaaaataaatctaagataaatgcgagcatcagAATTTAAATTCTGATGGACTGGAAATACCACTGTacatctaaccatccaaccacagattgatTCACAAACATAAAACATTCTATGTACTATTAGTGAAACCCAAATTCCCCGAATTCCGGTGGAAAATGGGATGCCTGATTGAGAAGGGACGACATGGACGTTGGTAAATTTTCCACGGTCAATTCAACACCTCGACTGATCTACAAGTTCCACAGCCGTCACTGTCTAGCTATTATGCCCCGTAATTTTCACACAAACAGAAAATTTAGCACCACAAGCGGTAAAGAAGATCTCCAGGAGCCGAGAAGATGCCGCTGTCTAATCCGCACGAGCCCTTGACCGCCTGGTCCGCCCCCGATCTCTGACTGCTCCTCCTGACTGGCTCGTATCTTTGACCAGACCGATCATCTGCCTCCTCTTTCGTGTCTGACAGGTGGGCCTGCCACACGTGTGCCCCACCTGTCATGGGGCTAGCGTTGTGGGGGAATCCGTGGCTATAGAGTTGGCTTAGCTACCGAACCTATATAACCTCGCGGCTTGTGCAGCCAAGCGGACACAGATCGTCTGTTCGTCGTCATCATACAGTACACCAGAAGTAAAACGAAGAAGAGTCGTCGTGCTCGTGCGTGCGTGCAGATCAGCCACGCCTTTGCATCCGAGAGGAGTGACAAGGGGGAGCATACATATATGGCGGCGGCCATGGAGCAGAGCAACGGGGGCGGCGGCGTGAAGGTCAAGTTCATCGAGACGCAGTTCGTCAGCTCCGACGCCGCCAACTTCAAGTCCGTCGTGCAGCGGCTCACCGGCAAGTACTCCAAGATGCCGCCGCCGGCGTCCTCGGTACACAGGCCTCGCCCAAGGCCCTGCGGCAGACCCGACCAACAAGGGCGGCCTTGCGTCTCCGGCAGCGACGAGCTGATGATGGCTGCGCCGGCGAAGCCAGCGGCGGCAGCTTTCGAGCCGCTGCGCGTGGAGGAGGTGAACGAGCTCTGCGACTTCGCCGATCTGCTCTACGCCGCCCCAAGCGCGCGGCGCCACGGCGGGAGCGTCGTAAATGGCTTTCCTTACTGATACATGCGTGGCCCGAAGAAGAATCGTGTTACCCTTCTCATTGAGGATCATGTATTTGTTTGAGGATTGACATTGCAGTACTGGCAGATGTGATCCTTTTGCTCAAATGCTCACTGGGAGCGCCAGATGTGATCTTCCTCAAACACAAGTGGAAGTAAGAGGAAAATACGAAAATGTATGAATATATTGTGTTGAGCGAAAAGGGAAAAGAAAGAGATGGATATGTATGCTGGTAAACTATGGTGTGTCGTCTTCTTGTCGGGTTACATGGGCAACTGTAAGGCTTCATTTGGATTTAAGAGGAGCTACTCCCAGGGAACAAGTGCCTCGGGGTGAAATTAGCCTGTGCAAACTTGAACCCCGTGGAAAATCTACATCGTCCTTTGGCTGTTGGGGCTCGGGGGTAACCGGGGATTGGGGAAGGCCAAATCGAGAGCAGCGCTCAAGGCAGGAAGGAGTAGGCGGCATCGCTCTCGTTCGTTGTTAGTGAGTCGTCGTGGGAGCGAGCGAGAGGGGGATTTCCTCCACGGCCTGTGGAGGCGTGGAAATCTCGGCCAGGGAAGGGCCGCGGAAAGGGCCGGGGTCGCTCCCCTCTGTTGGGCACCAAATGCAGCGCTACCCTTCTCTGGATCGATTCGGCCCAGGTATTTTCCAGCCAGGGAAAGGAGGGGGATCCCGGGTGGATCCCCGATTACCAAATGAGCCCTAAATGTTCAATTGGGTCATCTGTAGTAGAATTAGAATCGCTCATGATGTTTCCAACCTTTTGCAGAACTGTGTAACATGATTAGGATTAGAATCTTTGTGGAATCAAAAAAAGAATTATAATCTTCAGTGAAACCCGACTCCCCTGACCTGCACTGAACGACTGAGCCTAGCGCTTCAATCACGAAGAAAACGACTGCCTCCGCTCTGCCAGTGGGTCTTGCCCACATCTGCACCGGCCATTCAGGAGTAGAAGTTGTGCCGCGTCTCCAACGCTGACCAGTAATTTTGCTCCGATATTTGTTCACGGATAGAGGGATCAGTCTGCGGACACTGATGCCGAAGGCGGCCACCCAACGCTGTCCACATATATTTAAACAACTATGTGAATTAActggacaaaattcatgcaaacacgacggATTTTCAATACATTTACAAAAAAGAAACACTATCCTACCCTAAACCTATCTGGCGAAGTTTGGCATCCAAGCCTTTGTTGTTCCCTTCCTCGGACCGTGCCCTCCATCCTCCGTCTTCATGAGCACCGACGATAAGACCGATAAAGTAAAAgtgcggtctccggcgagaaaGAGTAGAACATGCGAGACGGACTGACCAATATGGGACACAAGGCCTTGCCGCCTCTCATGCCttactcatccttggaggagtctGTGCCTTGTCCGAACCGGTGGATGTGAGGTCCACAATGCAAATGGAGGCGTCGACGCTCTCGCCGTCCCACCGGGCCGCCGGAAAGTTCATAGGCGTCGCGTAGGACGCACAACTGGCCTTGTTCACATTCGTGGTTGGCTGCAGCTCCGCCTCCGCGGCAGCCTGTTCCTGGCGAGCAGCGGCTTGAGCCTGAGCGGCCTCGTAGATCGCACGCTGCTCGGCGATGATTTGGGGTTCTCCGAGGCCATGGCCGGCATGCCCTCCTCGCTCACTGTCTATTTGGCCCTCCACCAGTCGACATTGCTCGAGGAGAAACATGTTGTACCATTGTTTCTCCCGCGCCTGCTGGAATGCCGACATAGGCGCCGACGCAGAGTGCTCCTCCGCCATTGCAGCATTAAAGTGTGCCTCcgcctgctccatggtgaagccaGCATGCACAAGCGCGGGCTCCGGTGCGTGTTCGTCGAAATTTGTCTCCATCATGGTGTCGTCCTCGTCATCGGACACCGGTGAGCTGGATGACATGCCAGCCTCGATCCGCCTGGCATGGCGGCCTCAAGGGTGGCCACCTCGTGCTTAATATTCGTGGAAAGGTTGTCCCACATAGCGTTGTcgtttattgttccgtgctattatataatccatcttggatgctttatatgcattattatgctattttatacctttttggggactaacttattaacctagtgccaagtgtcagttgctgttttttcc
This genomic window contains:
- the LOC123160085 gene encoding uncharacterized protein (The sequence of the model RefSeq protein was modified relative to this genomic sequence to represent the inferred CDS: added 43 bases not found in genome assembly); the protein is MAAAMERSNGGGGGVKVKFIETQFVSSDAANFKSVVQRLTGKYSKMPPPASSVHRPRPRPCGRPDQQGRPCVSGSDELMMAAPAKPAAAAFEPLRVEEVNELCDFADLLYAAPSARRHGGSVVNGFPY